Sequence from the Candidatus Accumulibacter similis genome:
GGAAGCCGCCAGGCGGCTCGGCGCCGAGGTCCGCTTCAAGCCGATCGACTGGAATGCCAAGGAAGCCGAACTGAACGGCAAGCGGGTTGACGTGTTGTGGAACGGCCTGACGATCACCGAGGCGCGCAAGGAGAAGATCCTGTTCACCACGCCCTATCTGGAGAACCGCCAGATCATCGTCGTCCCGGAAGCGTCGCCACTCAGGACCAAGGCTGACCTTGCCGGCAAGGTTGTCGGCGTGCAGGAGGGCAGCAGCGCGATCGAGGCCATCGAGCGCGACGCGGCCACCGCGAAGTCACTCAAGGAACTGAAGAAGTTCGGCGACAACGTCACCGCGCTGATGGATGTGCGCGCCGGCCGGCTCGACGCGCTGGTCGTCGACGAGGTCGTCGGCCGCTACTACACCGCCAGGAAGCCGGGGGAGTACCGCGTCCTCGACGAAAACTTCGGCACCGAGGACTACGGTGTCGGTACGCGCAAGGACGACGTCGAACTGATGGCGCGTCTGCAGAAGGCGCTCGACGAGATGAAGAACGACGGTTCGGCCGCTGCGATATCGACGAAATGGTTCGGCAAGGACATCATCAAGAAATAGTCCCGGATGGACTATCTGCTCCGCATCATCGGCCCCCTGCTCGAGGGCACGGGGGTTACGCTGCAGGTCTTCCTCATCAGCTTCGTCCTCTCGGTGCCGCTCGGCCTCGCCCTGGCCCTCGTCCGGGTTTCGCGCTTCGTCTTCGTCAGCGGCCTGGTCAATGGCTACATCTGGCTGATGCGCGGCACGCCGCTGATGCTGCAGATGCTGTTCATCTATTTCGCTCTGCCCTTCGTGCCCTTTGTCGGTGTCCGCCTGCCGGATTTTCCGGCCGCCATCGTCGCCTTCGTCCTCAACTACGCCGCGTACTTCGCCGAGATCTTCCGGGCCGGCATCCAGTCGATCGATCGCGGCCAGTACGAAGGTGCGCGCGTCCTCGGGCTGAGCTACGCGCAGACGATGCGACGGATCATCCTGCCGCAGGTCTTCAAGCGCATCCTGCCGCCGCTGAGCAACGAGACGATCACGCTCGTCAAGGACACGTCGCTGATCTACGTGCTGGCGATGAATGACCTGCTGCGCGCCGCGCGCGGCATCGTCCAGCGCGATTTCACGACGATGCCCTTCGTCGTCGCGGCGGCGTTCTACCTGCTGATGACGCTGGTCCTGACGCTCGGTTTCCAGTACCTGGAAAGGAAGCACGCGGTCTACGATGGCTAGGCCGATGATCGATGCGCGCGGCGTTCACAAGCGCTTTGCCGCGGTCGAAGTGCTCAGGGGCGTGTCGCTGGCGGTCGATCAGGGCGAAGTGGTTGCCGTCATCGGCCCGTCGGGGTCCGGCAAGAGCACCTTCCTGCGTTGCCTCAACCATCTCGAGACGATCAACCGCGGCAGCATCGACATCGAGGGCGAGACACTGGTCGCCACCACGGCCGATGGCGTCTGCCGCTATGCACCCGACGCCGACATCCGCCGCATCTGTCGCCGGATGGGAATGGTGTTCCAGCACTTCAACCTGTTTCCGCATCTGACGGTGCTGCAGAACGTCATCGAGGCGCCGATCACCGTCAAGGGGCTGCGGCGCGACGAGATCGTCCCGCGAGCCGAGGAACTGCTGCGCAAGGTCGGCCTGCTCGACAGGCAGGCGAGTCATCCGTCGCGGCTTTCCGGCGGCCAGAAACAGCGCGTCGCGATTGCCCGCGCGCTGGC
This genomic interval carries:
- a CDS encoding amino acid ABC transporter substrate-binding protein, with the protein product MKKGTAVLSIVLLSTALLAACGRKEDAAAKPAAAPAPAVAIVVGLDDNFPPMGFRDEQNTLVGFDIDLAREAARRLGAEVRFKPIDWNAKEAELNGKRVDVLWNGLTITEARKEKILFTTPYLENRQIIVVPEASPLRTKADLAGKVVGVQEGSSAIEAIERDAATAKSLKELKKFGDNVTALMDVRAGRLDALVVDEVVGRYYTARKPGEYRVLDENFGTEDYGVGTRKDDVELMARLQKALDEMKNDGSAAAISTKWFGKDIIKK
- a CDS encoding amino acid ABC transporter permease, coding for MDYLLRIIGPLLEGTGVTLQVFLISFVLSVPLGLALALVRVSRFVFVSGLVNGYIWLMRGTPLMLQMLFIYFALPFVPFVGVRLPDFPAAIVAFVLNYAAYFAEIFRAGIQSIDRGQYEGARVLGLSYAQTMRRIILPQVFKRILPPLSNETITLVKDTSLIYVLAMNDLLRAARGIVQRDFTTMPFVVAAAFYLLMTLVLTLGFQYLERKHAVYDG
- a CDS encoding amino acid ABC transporter ATP-binding protein, whose amino-acid sequence is MIDARGVHKRFAAVEVLRGVSLAVDQGEVVAVIGPSGSGKSTFLRCLNHLETINRGSIDIEGETLVATTADGVCRYAPDADIRRICRRMGMVFQHFNLFPHLTVLQNVIEAPITVKGLRRDEIVPRAEELLRKVGLLDRQASHPSRLSGGQKQRVAIARALAMEPDIMLFDEPTSALDPELTGEVLRTIRELAEEHMTMLVVTHEMAFAREVASRVVFMDAGEILEARPARELFAAPEHPRTRAFLENML